A genomic region of Anopheles coustani chromosome 3, idAnoCousDA_361_x.2, whole genome shotgun sequence contains the following coding sequences:
- the LOC131272115 gene encoding heat shock protein 105 kDa isoform X1, giving the protein MSVIGIDFGNESCYVAVAKAGGIETIANDYSLRATPSFVAFAGRNRVLGVAAKNQQVTNMNNTIGGFKRFLGRKFNDPHVQEEMRSLPYQVEATSDGGIGIRVNYLDEEHVFTPEQITAMLFTKLKEDASKELKTQINDCVVTVPSFFTNAERQALLDAASISGLNVLRLMNETTATALSYGFYKQDLPGPEEKPRNVVFVDCGHASLQVSACAFQKGSLKMLASCSDSVGGRDFDMKLAMHFNKEFQTKYKIDASSKKRAFLRLLTEVEKLKKNMSANSTKLPLNIECFMNEIDVQSSLQRSDMEEMCSHLFARIESTMRKLLSDSKLALEDIHSVEIVGGSSRIPAIKHLIEQIFGKPASTTLNQDEAVSRGAALQCAIMSPAVRVREFSCTDVQAYPVLISWDDSDGPHELKVFEQYHSAPFARMLTVQRKEAMTITLKYEPNSVPFPDPFIGSYQVKGIKPDANGEAQEVKVKVRINGNGIIMLASATIYERKESEEPASPGANGEQKAGDASGQQPSSPQEGDDASKVGEPMDVQEGSDDEQPKKDSKANESSGEGWTQRVTRWFTSDKKKKIITKHVELTIESKVHGFLSADLHKFFEEEMKMIANDRQEKERIDAKNALEEQVYEVREKIQEDGALHQYIEPQEASEICRELEETENWLYEDGESCEKGVYKERLEKLHAKMNPVRNRCEEYSGHEGAFTELGYSIQQTLKAVEQYRAKEPKYDHLSETEILNITEAAQKAQKWYEDARTKLVGARKTQDPPVKLADIRHETQTLTTCTNSVLNRPKPKPPTPPADQQPNGPSSNNNAGAAGGDQQDSNAPKQTTEDSMDVE; this is encoded by the exons ATGTCGGTGATTGGAATTGATTTTGGCAACGAGTCCTGTTACGTTGCGGTAGCCAAAGCTGGCGGCATTGAAACCATCGCCAATGACTACAGTTTGCGAGCCACACC ATCGTTCGTTGCGTTCGCCGGACGCAATCGAGTGCTTGGTGTTGCCgcaaaaaatcaacaagtCACAAACATGAACAACACCATCGGTGGATTCAAGCGTTTTCTAGGACGCAAATTTAACGATCCTCACGTGCAGGAAGAAATGCGCTCATTGCCGTACCAGGTGGAAGCGACGTCGGACGGTGGTATCGGTATACGGGTGAACTACCTCGACGAAGAACACGTCTTCACACCGGAGCAGATCACGGCAATGCTGTTCACTAAGCTAAAGGAGGACGCTTCGAAGGAGCTGAAGACACAGATCAACGACTGCGTTGTTACGGTGCCGTCCTTCTTTACGAACGCTGAACGTCAGGCGCTGCTCGATGCCGCCAGCATAAGTGGGCTAAATGTGCTTAGGCTTATGAATGAAACAACAGCCACTGCCCTGAGTTATGGATTCTACAAGCAGGACCTACCGGGCCCGGAAGAAAAGCCACGCAATGTAGTGTTTGTGGACTGTGGCCATGCCTCACTACAGGTTTCGGCCTGTGCGTTCCAGAAGGGTTCGCTGAAAATGCTTGCCAGCTGCTCGGACTCCGTTGGCGGGCGGGACTTTGATATGAAACTGGCCATGCATTTTAACAAGGagttccaaacgaagtacaaGATTGACGCATCGTCTAAAAAGAG AGCATTTCTACGTTTGTTGACCGAAGTTGAAAAGCTGAAGAAGAACATGTCGGCTAACAGCACAAAGCTGCCGTTAAACATAGAGTGTTTCATGAACGAGATTGATGTGCAATCTTCACTACAGCGTTCAGACATGGAAGAAATGTGCAGTCACCTGTTTGCCCGCATTGAGTCGACCATGCGAAAATTGTTATCAGACTCAAAGCTGGCCCTTGAGGATATACATTCCGTGGAAATAGTTGGCGGCAGTAGTCGCATTCCGGCTATTAAGCATTTGATCGAGCAAATTTTTGGAAAACCGGCGAGCACGACGCTTAATCAAGATGAGGCAGTTTCCCGTGGAGCAGCCCTGCAGTGCGCCATCATGTCGCCTGCGGTGCGGGTGCGCGAGTTCTCCTGCACGGATGTACAGGCCTATCCAGTGCTGATCTCCTGGGACGACAGTGACGGGCCCCATGAGTTGAAGGTATTCGAACAGTATCATTCCGCACCGTTCGCTCGTATGCTGACTGTCCAACGCAAGGAAGCCATGACGATCACATTGAAGTACGAACCGAACAGTGTTCCATTTCCGGACCCGTTTATTGGCTCGTACCAGGTAAAAGGCATCAAACCGGATGCTAACGGAGAGGCCCAGGAAGTAAAGGTCAAAGTTCGCATCAATGGCAACGGAATCATAATGCTCGCCAGTGCGACAATATATGAACGCAAGGAAAGCGAAGAGCCAGCTTCGCCGGGAGCAAATGGCGAACAGAAGGCTGGAGATGCAAGTGGACAACAACCATCGTCTCCCCAGGAGGGTGACGATGCGAGCAAAGTGGGCGAACCAATGGATGTGCAAGAG GGTAGCGATGATGAGCAACCTAAAAAAGACTCAAAAGCCAACGAAAGTAGTGGAGAGGGTTGGACGCAACGTGTCACCAGATGGTTCACATCG gataagaagaaaaaaattataactaAGCATGTAGAGCTTACGATTGAATCTAAGGTTCATGGCTTTTTGTCTGCAGATCTGCACAAATTTTTCGAAGAAGAG ATGAAAATGATTGCTAATGACCGCCAAGAGAAAGAGCGCATTGATGCCAAAAATGCCCTCGAAGAGCAGGTGTATGAGGTCCGCGAAAAGATCCAGGAAGATGGGGCACTGCATCAGTACATCGAACCGCAGGAAGCATCGGAAATATGTCGCGAACTAGAAGAAACCGAAAACTGGTTGTACGAGGATGGTGAATCGTGCGAGAAGGGGGTATACAAGGAGCGGCTGGAAAAACTTCACGCCAAAATGAACCCCGTCCGAAACCGTTGCGAAGAGTATAGCGGACACGAAGGGGCATTTACTGAACTGGGATACAGCATCCAGCAAACCTTGAAGGCAGTCGAGCAGTACCGTGCGAAGGAGCCGAAGTATGATCATCTGTCTGAAAcagaaattttaaacattaccGAGGCTGCTCAAAAGGCACAAAAATGGTACGAAGACGCTCGAACGAAACTGGTCGGTGCTCGCAAGACGCAGGATCCTCCCGTGAAGCTTGCCGATATTCGCCACGAAACCCAAACCCTTACGACGTGTACGAACTCGGTACTGAACAGACCGAAACCGAAGCCACCAACCCCGCCAGCAGATCAGCAACCGAATGGGCCATCCAGCAATAACAACGCAGGGGCGGCGGGTGGTGATCAACAAGATTCAAATGCACCCAAGCAGACTACAGAAGATTCAATGGACGTAGAATAA
- the LOC131272115 gene encoding heat shock protein 105 kDa isoform X2: MSVIGIDFGNESCYVAVAKAGGIETIANDYSLRATPSFVAFAGRNRVLGVAAKNQQVTNMNNTIGGFKRFLGRKFNDPHVQEEMRSLPYQVEATSDGGIGIRVNYLDEEHVFTPEQITAMLFTKLKEDASKELKTQINDCVVTVPSFFTNAERQALLDAASISGLNVLRLMNETTATALSYGFYKQDLPGPEEKPRNVVFVDCGHASLQVSACAFQKGSLKMLASCSDSVGGRDFDMKLAMHFNKEFQTKYKIDASSKKRAFLRLLTEVEKLKKNMSANSTKLPLNIECFMNEIDVQSSLQRSDMEEMCSHLFARIESTMRKLLSDSKLALEDIHSVEIVGGSSRIPAIKHLIEQIFGKPASTTLNQDEAVSRGAALQCAIMSPAVRVREFSCTDVQAYPVLISWDDSDGPHELKVFEQYHSAPFARMLTVQRKEAMTITLKYEPNSVPFPDPFIGSYQVKGIKPDANGEAQEVKVKVRINGNGIIMLASATIYERKESEEPASPGANGEQKAGDASGQQPSSPQEGDDASKVGEPMDVQEDKKKKIITKHVELTIESKVHGFLSADLHKFFEEEMKMIANDRQEKERIDAKNALEEQVYEVREKIQEDGALHQYIEPQEASEICRELEETENWLYEDGESCEKGVYKERLEKLHAKMNPVRNRCEEYSGHEGAFTELGYSIQQTLKAVEQYRAKEPKYDHLSETEILNITEAAQKAQKWYEDARTKLVGARKTQDPPVKLADIRHETQTLTTCTNSVLNRPKPKPPTPPADQQPNGPSSNNNAGAAGGDQQDSNAPKQTTEDSMDVE; the protein is encoded by the exons ATGTCGGTGATTGGAATTGATTTTGGCAACGAGTCCTGTTACGTTGCGGTAGCCAAAGCTGGCGGCATTGAAACCATCGCCAATGACTACAGTTTGCGAGCCACACC ATCGTTCGTTGCGTTCGCCGGACGCAATCGAGTGCTTGGTGTTGCCgcaaaaaatcaacaagtCACAAACATGAACAACACCATCGGTGGATTCAAGCGTTTTCTAGGACGCAAATTTAACGATCCTCACGTGCAGGAAGAAATGCGCTCATTGCCGTACCAGGTGGAAGCGACGTCGGACGGTGGTATCGGTATACGGGTGAACTACCTCGACGAAGAACACGTCTTCACACCGGAGCAGATCACGGCAATGCTGTTCACTAAGCTAAAGGAGGACGCTTCGAAGGAGCTGAAGACACAGATCAACGACTGCGTTGTTACGGTGCCGTCCTTCTTTACGAACGCTGAACGTCAGGCGCTGCTCGATGCCGCCAGCATAAGTGGGCTAAATGTGCTTAGGCTTATGAATGAAACAACAGCCACTGCCCTGAGTTATGGATTCTACAAGCAGGACCTACCGGGCCCGGAAGAAAAGCCACGCAATGTAGTGTTTGTGGACTGTGGCCATGCCTCACTACAGGTTTCGGCCTGTGCGTTCCAGAAGGGTTCGCTGAAAATGCTTGCCAGCTGCTCGGACTCCGTTGGCGGGCGGGACTTTGATATGAAACTGGCCATGCATTTTAACAAGGagttccaaacgaagtacaaGATTGACGCATCGTCTAAAAAGAG AGCATTTCTACGTTTGTTGACCGAAGTTGAAAAGCTGAAGAAGAACATGTCGGCTAACAGCACAAAGCTGCCGTTAAACATAGAGTGTTTCATGAACGAGATTGATGTGCAATCTTCACTACAGCGTTCAGACATGGAAGAAATGTGCAGTCACCTGTTTGCCCGCATTGAGTCGACCATGCGAAAATTGTTATCAGACTCAAAGCTGGCCCTTGAGGATATACATTCCGTGGAAATAGTTGGCGGCAGTAGTCGCATTCCGGCTATTAAGCATTTGATCGAGCAAATTTTTGGAAAACCGGCGAGCACGACGCTTAATCAAGATGAGGCAGTTTCCCGTGGAGCAGCCCTGCAGTGCGCCATCATGTCGCCTGCGGTGCGGGTGCGCGAGTTCTCCTGCACGGATGTACAGGCCTATCCAGTGCTGATCTCCTGGGACGACAGTGACGGGCCCCATGAGTTGAAGGTATTCGAACAGTATCATTCCGCACCGTTCGCTCGTATGCTGACTGTCCAACGCAAGGAAGCCATGACGATCACATTGAAGTACGAACCGAACAGTGTTCCATTTCCGGACCCGTTTATTGGCTCGTACCAGGTAAAAGGCATCAAACCGGATGCTAACGGAGAGGCCCAGGAAGTAAAGGTCAAAGTTCGCATCAATGGCAACGGAATCATAATGCTCGCCAGTGCGACAATATATGAACGCAAGGAAAGCGAAGAGCCAGCTTCGCCGGGAGCAAATGGCGAACAGAAGGCTGGAGATGCAAGTGGACAACAACCATCGTCTCCCCAGGAGGGTGACGATGCGAGCAAAGTGGGCGAACCAATGGATGTGCAAGAG gataagaagaaaaaaattataactaAGCATGTAGAGCTTACGATTGAATCTAAGGTTCATGGCTTTTTGTCTGCAGATCTGCACAAATTTTTCGAAGAAGAG ATGAAAATGATTGCTAATGACCGCCAAGAGAAAGAGCGCATTGATGCCAAAAATGCCCTCGAAGAGCAGGTGTATGAGGTCCGCGAAAAGATCCAGGAAGATGGGGCACTGCATCAGTACATCGAACCGCAGGAAGCATCGGAAATATGTCGCGAACTAGAAGAAACCGAAAACTGGTTGTACGAGGATGGTGAATCGTGCGAGAAGGGGGTATACAAGGAGCGGCTGGAAAAACTTCACGCCAAAATGAACCCCGTCCGAAACCGTTGCGAAGAGTATAGCGGACACGAAGGGGCATTTACTGAACTGGGATACAGCATCCAGCAAACCTTGAAGGCAGTCGAGCAGTACCGTGCGAAGGAGCCGAAGTATGATCATCTGTCTGAAAcagaaattttaaacattaccGAGGCTGCTCAAAAGGCACAAAAATGGTACGAAGACGCTCGAACGAAACTGGTCGGTGCTCGCAAGACGCAGGATCCTCCCGTGAAGCTTGCCGATATTCGCCACGAAACCCAAACCCTTACGACGTGTACGAACTCGGTACTGAACAGACCGAAACCGAAGCCACCAACCCCGCCAGCAGATCAGCAACCGAATGGGCCATCCAGCAATAACAACGCAGGGGCGGCGGGTGGTGATCAACAAGATTCAAATGCACCCAAGCAGACTACAGAAGATTCAATGGACGTAGAATAA
- the LOC131272115 gene encoding heat shock protein 105 kDa isoform X4, whose protein sequence is MSVIGIDFGNESCYVAVAKAGGIETIANDYSLRATPSFVAFAGRNRVLGVAAKNQQVTNMNNTIGGFKRFLGRKFNDPHVQEEMRSLPYQVEATSDGGIGIRVNYLDEEHVFTPEQITAMLFTKLKEDASKELKTQINDCVVTVPSFFTNAERQALLDAASISGLNVLRLMNETTATALSYGFYKQDLPGPEEKPRNVVFVDCGHASLQVSACAFQKGSLKMLASCSDSVGGRDFDMKLAMHFNKEFQTKYKIDASSKKRAFLRLLTEVEKLKKNMSANSTKLPLNIECFMNEIDVQSSLQRSDMEEMCSHLFARIESTMRKLLSDSKLALEDIHSVEIVGGSSRIPAIKHLIEQIFGKPASTTLNQDEAVSRGAALQCAIMSPAVRVREFSCTDVQAYPVLISWDDSDGPHELKVFEQYHSAPFARMLTVQRKEAMTITLKYEPNSVPFPDPFIGSYQVKGIKPDANGEAQEVKVKVRINGNGIIMLASATIYERKESEEPASPGANGEQKAGDASGQQPSSPQEGDDKKKIITKHVELTIESKVHGFLSADLHKFFEEEMKMIANDRQEKERIDAKNALEEQVYEVREKIQEDGALHQYIEPQEASEICRELEETENWLYEDGESCEKGVYKERLEKLHAKMNPVRNRCEEYSGHEGAFTELGYSIQQTLKAVEQYRAKEPKYDHLSETEILNITEAAQKAQKWYEDARTKLVGARKTQDPPVKLADIRHETQTLTTCTNSVLNRPKPKPPTPPADQQPNGPSSNNNAGAAGGDQQDSNAPKQTTEDSMDVE, encoded by the exons ATGTCGGTGATTGGAATTGATTTTGGCAACGAGTCCTGTTACGTTGCGGTAGCCAAAGCTGGCGGCATTGAAACCATCGCCAATGACTACAGTTTGCGAGCCACACC ATCGTTCGTTGCGTTCGCCGGACGCAATCGAGTGCTTGGTGTTGCCgcaaaaaatcaacaagtCACAAACATGAACAACACCATCGGTGGATTCAAGCGTTTTCTAGGACGCAAATTTAACGATCCTCACGTGCAGGAAGAAATGCGCTCATTGCCGTACCAGGTGGAAGCGACGTCGGACGGTGGTATCGGTATACGGGTGAACTACCTCGACGAAGAACACGTCTTCACACCGGAGCAGATCACGGCAATGCTGTTCACTAAGCTAAAGGAGGACGCTTCGAAGGAGCTGAAGACACAGATCAACGACTGCGTTGTTACGGTGCCGTCCTTCTTTACGAACGCTGAACGTCAGGCGCTGCTCGATGCCGCCAGCATAAGTGGGCTAAATGTGCTTAGGCTTATGAATGAAACAACAGCCACTGCCCTGAGTTATGGATTCTACAAGCAGGACCTACCGGGCCCGGAAGAAAAGCCACGCAATGTAGTGTTTGTGGACTGTGGCCATGCCTCACTACAGGTTTCGGCCTGTGCGTTCCAGAAGGGTTCGCTGAAAATGCTTGCCAGCTGCTCGGACTCCGTTGGCGGGCGGGACTTTGATATGAAACTGGCCATGCATTTTAACAAGGagttccaaacgaagtacaaGATTGACGCATCGTCTAAAAAGAG AGCATTTCTACGTTTGTTGACCGAAGTTGAAAAGCTGAAGAAGAACATGTCGGCTAACAGCACAAAGCTGCCGTTAAACATAGAGTGTTTCATGAACGAGATTGATGTGCAATCTTCACTACAGCGTTCAGACATGGAAGAAATGTGCAGTCACCTGTTTGCCCGCATTGAGTCGACCATGCGAAAATTGTTATCAGACTCAAAGCTGGCCCTTGAGGATATACATTCCGTGGAAATAGTTGGCGGCAGTAGTCGCATTCCGGCTATTAAGCATTTGATCGAGCAAATTTTTGGAAAACCGGCGAGCACGACGCTTAATCAAGATGAGGCAGTTTCCCGTGGAGCAGCCCTGCAGTGCGCCATCATGTCGCCTGCGGTGCGGGTGCGCGAGTTCTCCTGCACGGATGTACAGGCCTATCCAGTGCTGATCTCCTGGGACGACAGTGACGGGCCCCATGAGTTGAAGGTATTCGAACAGTATCATTCCGCACCGTTCGCTCGTATGCTGACTGTCCAACGCAAGGAAGCCATGACGATCACATTGAAGTACGAACCGAACAGTGTTCCATTTCCGGACCCGTTTATTGGCTCGTACCAGGTAAAAGGCATCAAACCGGATGCTAACGGAGAGGCCCAGGAAGTAAAGGTCAAAGTTCGCATCAATGGCAACGGAATCATAATGCTCGCCAGTGCGACAATATATGAACGCAAGGAAAGCGAAGAGCCAGCTTCGCCGGGAGCAAATGGCGAACAGAAGGCTGGAGATGCAAGTGGACAACAACCATCGTCTCCCCAGGAGGGTGACGAT aagaaaaaaattataactaAGCATGTAGAGCTTACGATTGAATCTAAGGTTCATGGCTTTTTGTCTGCAGATCTGCACAAATTTTTCGAAGAAGAG ATGAAAATGATTGCTAATGACCGCCAAGAGAAAGAGCGCATTGATGCCAAAAATGCCCTCGAAGAGCAGGTGTATGAGGTCCGCGAAAAGATCCAGGAAGATGGGGCACTGCATCAGTACATCGAACCGCAGGAAGCATCGGAAATATGTCGCGAACTAGAAGAAACCGAAAACTGGTTGTACGAGGATGGTGAATCGTGCGAGAAGGGGGTATACAAGGAGCGGCTGGAAAAACTTCACGCCAAAATGAACCCCGTCCGAAACCGTTGCGAAGAGTATAGCGGACACGAAGGGGCATTTACTGAACTGGGATACAGCATCCAGCAAACCTTGAAGGCAGTCGAGCAGTACCGTGCGAAGGAGCCGAAGTATGATCATCTGTCTGAAAcagaaattttaaacattaccGAGGCTGCTCAAAAGGCACAAAAATGGTACGAAGACGCTCGAACGAAACTGGTCGGTGCTCGCAAGACGCAGGATCCTCCCGTGAAGCTTGCCGATATTCGCCACGAAACCCAAACCCTTACGACGTGTACGAACTCGGTACTGAACAGACCGAAACCGAAGCCACCAACCCCGCCAGCAGATCAGCAACCGAATGGGCCATCCAGCAATAACAACGCAGGGGCGGCGGGTGGTGATCAACAAGATTCAAATGCACCCAAGCAGACTACAGAAGATTCAATGGACGTAGAATAA
- the LOC131272115 gene encoding heat shock protein 105 kDa isoform X3, with protein sequence MSVIGIDFGNESCYVAVAKAGGIETIANDYSLRATPSFVAFAGRNRVLGVAAKNQQVTNMNNTIGGFKRFLGRKFNDPHVQEEMRSLPYQVEATSDGGIGIRVNYLDEEHVFTPEQITAMLFTKLKEDASKELKTQINDCVVTVPSFFTNAERQALLDAASISGLNVLRLMNETTATALSYGFYKQDLPGPEEKPRNVVFVDCGHASLQVSACAFQKGSLKMLASCSDSVGGRDFDMKLAMHFNKEFQTKYKIDASSKKRAFLRLLTEVEKLKKNMSANSTKLPLNIECFMNEIDVQSSLQRSDMEEMCSHLFARIESTMRKLLSDSKLALEDIHSVEIVGGSSRIPAIKHLIEQIFGKPASTTLNQDEAVSRGAALQCAIMSPAVRVREFSCTDVQAYPVLISWDDSDGPHELKVFEQYHSAPFARMLTVQRKEAMTITLKYEPNSVPFPDPFIGSYQVKGIKPDANGEAQEVKVKVRINGNGIIMLASATIYERKESEEPASPGANGEQKAGDASGQQPSSPQEGDDASKVGEPMDDKKKKIITKHVELTIESKVHGFLSADLHKFFEEEMKMIANDRQEKERIDAKNALEEQVYEVREKIQEDGALHQYIEPQEASEICRELEETENWLYEDGESCEKGVYKERLEKLHAKMNPVRNRCEEYSGHEGAFTELGYSIQQTLKAVEQYRAKEPKYDHLSETEILNITEAAQKAQKWYEDARTKLVGARKTQDPPVKLADIRHETQTLTTCTNSVLNRPKPKPPTPPADQQPNGPSSNNNAGAAGGDQQDSNAPKQTTEDSMDVE encoded by the exons ATGTCGGTGATTGGAATTGATTTTGGCAACGAGTCCTGTTACGTTGCGGTAGCCAAAGCTGGCGGCATTGAAACCATCGCCAATGACTACAGTTTGCGAGCCACACC ATCGTTCGTTGCGTTCGCCGGACGCAATCGAGTGCTTGGTGTTGCCgcaaaaaatcaacaagtCACAAACATGAACAACACCATCGGTGGATTCAAGCGTTTTCTAGGACGCAAATTTAACGATCCTCACGTGCAGGAAGAAATGCGCTCATTGCCGTACCAGGTGGAAGCGACGTCGGACGGTGGTATCGGTATACGGGTGAACTACCTCGACGAAGAACACGTCTTCACACCGGAGCAGATCACGGCAATGCTGTTCACTAAGCTAAAGGAGGACGCTTCGAAGGAGCTGAAGACACAGATCAACGACTGCGTTGTTACGGTGCCGTCCTTCTTTACGAACGCTGAACGTCAGGCGCTGCTCGATGCCGCCAGCATAAGTGGGCTAAATGTGCTTAGGCTTATGAATGAAACAACAGCCACTGCCCTGAGTTATGGATTCTACAAGCAGGACCTACCGGGCCCGGAAGAAAAGCCACGCAATGTAGTGTTTGTGGACTGTGGCCATGCCTCACTACAGGTTTCGGCCTGTGCGTTCCAGAAGGGTTCGCTGAAAATGCTTGCCAGCTGCTCGGACTCCGTTGGCGGGCGGGACTTTGATATGAAACTGGCCATGCATTTTAACAAGGagttccaaacgaagtacaaGATTGACGCATCGTCTAAAAAGAG AGCATTTCTACGTTTGTTGACCGAAGTTGAAAAGCTGAAGAAGAACATGTCGGCTAACAGCACAAAGCTGCCGTTAAACATAGAGTGTTTCATGAACGAGATTGATGTGCAATCTTCACTACAGCGTTCAGACATGGAAGAAATGTGCAGTCACCTGTTTGCCCGCATTGAGTCGACCATGCGAAAATTGTTATCAGACTCAAAGCTGGCCCTTGAGGATATACATTCCGTGGAAATAGTTGGCGGCAGTAGTCGCATTCCGGCTATTAAGCATTTGATCGAGCAAATTTTTGGAAAACCGGCGAGCACGACGCTTAATCAAGATGAGGCAGTTTCCCGTGGAGCAGCCCTGCAGTGCGCCATCATGTCGCCTGCGGTGCGGGTGCGCGAGTTCTCCTGCACGGATGTACAGGCCTATCCAGTGCTGATCTCCTGGGACGACAGTGACGGGCCCCATGAGTTGAAGGTATTCGAACAGTATCATTCCGCACCGTTCGCTCGTATGCTGACTGTCCAACGCAAGGAAGCCATGACGATCACATTGAAGTACGAACCGAACAGTGTTCCATTTCCGGACCCGTTTATTGGCTCGTACCAGGTAAAAGGCATCAAACCGGATGCTAACGGAGAGGCCCAGGAAGTAAAGGTCAAAGTTCGCATCAATGGCAACGGAATCATAATGCTCGCCAGTGCGACAATATATGAACGCAAGGAAAGCGAAGAGCCAGCTTCGCCGGGAGCAAATGGCGAACAGAAGGCTGGAGATGCAAGTGGACAACAACCATCGTCTCCCCAGGAGGGTGACGATGCGAGCAAAGTGGGCGAACCAATGGAT gataagaagaaaaaaattataactaAGCATGTAGAGCTTACGATTGAATCTAAGGTTCATGGCTTTTTGTCTGCAGATCTGCACAAATTTTTCGAAGAAGAG ATGAAAATGATTGCTAATGACCGCCAAGAGAAAGAGCGCATTGATGCCAAAAATGCCCTCGAAGAGCAGGTGTATGAGGTCCGCGAAAAGATCCAGGAAGATGGGGCACTGCATCAGTACATCGAACCGCAGGAAGCATCGGAAATATGTCGCGAACTAGAAGAAACCGAAAACTGGTTGTACGAGGATGGTGAATCGTGCGAGAAGGGGGTATACAAGGAGCGGCTGGAAAAACTTCACGCCAAAATGAACCCCGTCCGAAACCGTTGCGAAGAGTATAGCGGACACGAAGGGGCATTTACTGAACTGGGATACAGCATCCAGCAAACCTTGAAGGCAGTCGAGCAGTACCGTGCGAAGGAGCCGAAGTATGATCATCTGTCTGAAAcagaaattttaaacattaccGAGGCTGCTCAAAAGGCACAAAAATGGTACGAAGACGCTCGAACGAAACTGGTCGGTGCTCGCAAGACGCAGGATCCTCCCGTGAAGCTTGCCGATATTCGCCACGAAACCCAAACCCTTACGACGTGTACGAACTCGGTACTGAACAGACCGAAACCGAAGCCACCAACCCCGCCAGCAGATCAGCAACCGAATGGGCCATCCAGCAATAACAACGCAGGGGCGGCGGGTGGTGATCAACAAGATTCAAATGCACCCAAGCAGACTACAGAAGATTCAATGGACGTAGAATAA